The Streptomyces sp. NBC_01255 genome window below encodes:
- a CDS encoding FAD-dependent oxidoreductase has product MNRFDVAGEAAGHRTPVLIVGGSLVGLSTSLFLGRLGVPHTLVERHSGTSIHPRGRGNNVRTMELFRSAGVTQRIQEAASVLAHNNGILQTPSLVGDVGEWLFKEIDPGGGLARFSPAGWCLCSQNNLEPVLLERAGELGGDLRFSTELMSFDQDAEGVTAQVKSRDTGEHTTIRADYLVAADGPRSPVRERLGIGQNGQGDLFHNVSVTFVSRGLADVVGDRQFIVCYLTNPEADGALLPVDNRERWVFHAPWHPEHGETLEEFTDERCIEHIRRAVGVPDLDVEITGRAPWHAAERIAERYADGRVFLVGDSAHEMPPTGAFGSNTGIQDAHNLAWKLAAVLGGWAGPGLLASYDAERRPVAEATSARASARSVEHSHPGYVPGPGSGGPQGRKGGILNEVLGYRYQQGAVLGADRTLPAVSDALRLTGEPGSRAPHMWLNRAGTRVSTLDLYERSLVLLSSEDGAGGWHTAATRVGQQLAVPLDSYRIGDGPDAELSPASDTDWAEAHGVTTDGAVLVRPDGFVAWRSEGASADPGEALRQALTAILGRAGSRGR; this is encoded by the coding sequence ATGAACCGATTCGACGTGGCCGGCGAAGCAGCCGGTCACCGCACGCCCGTACTCATCGTCGGCGGCTCGCTGGTGGGGCTGTCCACCTCGCTGTTCCTGGGGCGTCTCGGAGTGCCGCACACACTGGTCGAGCGCCATTCGGGCACCTCGATCCACCCGCGCGGCCGCGGCAACAACGTGCGCACGATGGAGCTGTTCCGCAGCGCCGGGGTGACGCAGCGCATCCAGGAGGCCGCGTCGGTCCTGGCGCACAACAACGGCATCCTGCAGACGCCGAGCCTGGTGGGCGATGTCGGCGAGTGGCTGTTCAAGGAGATCGATCCCGGCGGCGGGCTCGCCCGCTTCAGCCCCGCCGGGTGGTGCCTGTGCAGCCAGAACAATCTCGAACCGGTGCTGCTCGAGCGCGCCGGTGAGCTGGGCGGGGATCTGCGGTTCTCGACGGAGCTGATGTCGTTCGATCAGGACGCCGAAGGGGTCACCGCGCAGGTCAAGAGCCGCGACACCGGTGAGCACACCACCATCCGTGCGGACTATCTCGTCGCGGCGGACGGCCCGCGCAGCCCGGTTCGCGAGCGGCTCGGCATCGGGCAGAACGGTCAGGGCGACCTGTTCCACAACGTCAGCGTCACCTTCGTCTCCCGCGGCCTCGCGGACGTCGTCGGCGACCGGCAGTTCATCGTCTGCTACCTGACGAACCCGGAGGCCGACGGGGCTCTGCTGCCGGTCGACAACCGGGAGCGCTGGGTGTTCCACGCTCCTTGGCACCCCGAACACGGCGAGACGCTGGAGGAGTTCACCGACGAGCGGTGCATCGAACACATCCGGCGGGCCGTGGGGGTGCCGGACCTCGATGTGGAGATCACGGGCAGAGCTCCCTGGCACGCGGCCGAGAGGATCGCCGAACGGTACGCGGACGGCCGGGTGTTCCTCGTCGGCGATTCGGCTCACGAGATGCCGCCCACCGGGGCGTTCGGCTCCAACACCGGTATCCAGGACGCGCACAACCTCGCCTGGAAGCTCGCCGCCGTACTGGGCGGATGGGCCGGCCCCGGCCTGCTCGCGTCCTACGACGCGGAGCGCCGGCCGGTGGCGGAGGCGACGAGCGCCCGGGCTTCGGCGCGGTCGGTCGAACACAGCCACCCCGGGTACGTCCCCGGCCCCGGATCCGGCGGCCCCCAGGGAAGGAAGGGCGGCATCCTCAACGAGGTGCTCGGCTACCGCTATCAGCAGGGCGCCGTCCTGGGCGCCGACCGGACGCTGCCGGCCGTGTCCGACGCACTGCGGTTGACGGGCGAACCCGGGAGCCGGGCACCCCACATGTGGCTGAACCGCGCCGGTACCCGCGTCTCTACCCTCGACCTGTACGAGCGGTCCCTGGTGCTCCTGAGTTCCGAGGACGGCGCCGGCGGGTGGCACACCGCGGCGACACGCGTCGGGCAACAGCTTGCGGTGCCGCTCGACTCGTACCGGATCGGCGACGGACCCGACGCGGAGCTCTCCCCCGCGAGCGACACGGACTGGGCGGAGGCCCACGGCGTCACCACGGACGGCGCGGTGCTGGTCCGCCCCGACGGGTTCGTCGCGTGGCGGTCCGAAGGGGCGTCGGCTGATCCCGGCGAGGCGTTGCGGCAAGCCCTCACGGCGATCCTGGGCCGGGCTGGTTCTCGAGGCCGGTGA
- a CDS encoding DUF6278 family protein: MNIPFLDKWRKRHGSEMEEAGEPSAADFDRDPDGVGELLSECELLRARVEESGVVLDSSPRSLQELDQLPPRWRDDPEELPWFGNDAGLYLGTVIVRNVPGALWQVWPSGGPVVRLASGREIQVVEAGLDWAMRGAPELYQVYAEAAEY; encoded by the coding sequence ATGAACATTCCGTTTCTGGACAAGTGGCGCAAGCGGCACGGGAGCGAGATGGAGGAGGCCGGCGAACCGTCGGCCGCCGACTTCGACCGTGACCCCGACGGGGTGGGCGAGCTGCTCTCCGAGTGCGAGCTGCTCCGCGCCCGCGTCGAGGAATCCGGGGTGGTGCTCGACAGCAGCCCGCGCTCCCTCCAGGAGCTGGACCAGTTGCCGCCCCGCTGGCGGGACGACCCCGAGGAGCTTCCCTGGTTCGGCAACGACGCCGGCCTCTACCTCGGCACGGTGATCGTCCGGAACGTGCCCGGGGCCCTGTGGCAGGTGTGGCCCAGTGGCGGGCCCGTGGTGCGGCTCGCCTCCGGCCGGGAGATCCAGGTCGTCGAGGCCGGTCTCGACTGGGCGATGCGGGGCGCGCCGGAGCTGTACCAGGTGTACGCCGAGGCCGCCGAATACTGA
- a CDS encoding exodeoxyribonuclease III, with protein sequence MRIATWNVNSITARLPRLLAWLESTGTDVLCIQETKCTAEQFPTEELRALGYESVVNATGRWNGVALVSRVGLADVVTGLPGGPEYEGVEEPRAISATCGPVRVWSVYVPNGREVIHDHYAYKLRWLDALKAAVADDAAGERPFAVLGDYNIAPADEDVWDIAEFEGATHVTEPERAALAGLRETGLTDVVPRPLKYDHPYTYWDYRQLRFPKNKGMRIDLVYGNKPFAEAVSDSYVDREERKGKGASDHAPVVVDLDV encoded by the coding sequence ATGCGCATCGCCACCTGGAACGTCAACTCGATCACCGCCCGGCTGCCCCGCCTCCTGGCCTGGCTGGAGAGCACCGGCACCGATGTGCTGTGCATCCAGGAGACCAAGTGCACCGCCGAGCAGTTCCCCACCGAGGAGCTGCGCGCGCTGGGCTACGAGTCGGTGGTCAACGCCACCGGACGGTGGAACGGCGTGGCCCTGGTCTCCCGCGTCGGCCTCGCGGACGTCGTCACGGGCCTGCCCGGCGGCCCCGAGTACGAGGGCGTGGAGGAGCCGCGGGCCATCTCCGCGACCTGCGGACCCGTCCGCGTCTGGTCGGTCTACGTGCCGAACGGCCGCGAGGTGATCCACGACCACTACGCGTACAAGCTGCGCTGGCTGGACGCGCTCAAGGCGGCCGTCGCGGACGACGCGGCCGGAGAGCGCCCCTTCGCCGTCCTCGGCGACTACAACATCGCCCCGGCCGACGAGGACGTCTGGGACATCGCCGAGTTCGAGGGCGCCACGCACGTCACGGAGCCGGAGCGGGCCGCCCTCGCGGGCCTGCGCGAGACCGGTCTGACCGACGTGGTCCCGCGCCCCCTCAAGTACGACCACCCGTACACGTACTGGGACTACCGCCAGCTCCGCTTCCCGAAGAACAAGGGCATGCGCATCGACCTGGTCTACGGCAACAAGCCCTTCGCCGAGGCGGTCTCGGACAGCTACGTGGACCGCGAGGAGCGCAAGGGCAAGGGCGCCTCGGACCACGCGCCGGTCGTGGTCGACCTCGACGTGTGA
- a CDS encoding glutamate ABC transporter substrate-binding protein, which translates to MPRTHRTLAALALLLAVTASLGSCGKEGSPPVKGPQPDQLPVYQIQSGFTLPDSGTWNRAKKRGRLVVGAKEDQPYMGEKDPATGRYSGFDIEIAKMMAASLGFDPAGIEFRTIASANRETALQNGQIDYYVGTYTINDNRKKLVGFAGPYYQAGQSLLVRTDEDDIAGPQDLAGKRVCSAAGSTPYQRIEKDYPEAELVAYDTYSVCVDNLLTYQVDAVTTDDTILMGYAAKVPDELKVVGKPFSEEPYGIGVPRGDNALRFALDDAIAAHEKNGDWKKAYDATLGLSGVPAPTPPAIDRYPAS; encoded by the coding sequence ATGCCGCGTACGCACCGGACCCTGGCTGCGCTCGCCCTGCTGCTCGCCGTGACGGCATCGCTCGGCAGCTGCGGCAAGGAGGGCAGCCCGCCCGTCAAGGGCCCGCAGCCCGACCAACTCCCCGTCTACCAAATCCAGTCGGGCTTCACTCTGCCCGACTCCGGCACCTGGAACAGGGCGAAGAAGCGCGGCCGGCTTGTCGTCGGCGCCAAGGAGGACCAGCCCTACATGGGCGAGAAGGACCCCGCCACCGGCCGCTACTCCGGCTTCGACATCGAGATCGCCAAGATGATGGCGGCCTCCCTCGGCTTCGATCCCGCCGGCATCGAGTTCCGTACGATCGCCTCGGCCAACCGCGAGACCGCCCTGCAGAACGGCCAGATCGACTACTACGTCGGCACCTACACCATCAACGACAACCGCAAGAAGCTCGTCGGCTTCGCCGGCCCCTACTACCAGGCGGGCCAGTCCCTCCTCGTCCGCACCGACGAGGACGACATCGCCGGGCCGCAGGACCTGGCCGGCAAGCGGGTCTGCTCGGCCGCCGGATCCACCCCGTACCAGCGGATCGAGAAGGACTACCCGGAGGCCGAACTCGTCGCCTACGACACGTACTCCGTCTGCGTGGACAACCTGCTGACCTACCAGGTCGACGCGGTCACCACCGACGACACCATCCTCATGGGGTACGCCGCCAAGGTCCCCGACGAACTCAAGGTCGTCGGCAAGCCGTTCTCCGAGGAGCCGTACGGCATCGGTGTCCCGCGCGGTGACAACGCACTGCGCTTCGCCCTCGACGACGCCATCGCCGCCCACGAGAAGAACGGCGACTGGAAGAAGGCCTACGACGCCACCCTCGGCCTCTCCGGGGTCCCCGCCCCGACGCCGCCCGCCATCGACCGGTACCCGGCGAGCTGA
- a CDS encoding sortase, translating into MRLARTGSQLALVLVALALSAPSAVAAPDGDVRVNPGKATPGTTVTVSTTACGKETYGKGESEAGGKFHLLPGDRKGVLVGEFTLPLDAVSGTDTVTLKCPPRIKQTVTYQISGRPNGAVEAGFGWAATAAADSSDSGSPYALGAALLLGGAAAGVLFRMRRRATAARNSV; encoded by the coding sequence ATGCGTCTCGCACGTACAGGTTCCCAGCTCGCCCTGGTCCTGGTCGCCCTTGCCCTGTCCGCACCCTCCGCCGTCGCGGCGCCCGACGGTGACGTCCGGGTCAATCCGGGGAAGGCGACCCCTGGCACCACCGTCACCGTCAGCACCACCGCCTGCGGCAAGGAGACCTACGGAAAGGGTGAGTCGGAGGCGGGCGGGAAGTTCCACCTCCTGCCGGGCGACCGGAAGGGCGTCCTGGTGGGTGAGTTCACACTCCCGCTGGACGCCGTCTCCGGCACGGACACCGTGACCCTCAAGTGCCCGCCCCGCATCAAGCAGACCGTCACCTACCAGATCTCCGGCCGGCCGAACGGTGCCGTGGAAGCGGGCTTCGGCTGGGCCGCCACCGCAGCCGCGGACAGCAGTGACAGCGGCAGCCCGTACGCCCTCGGCGCCGCGCTGCTCCTCGGCGGCGCCGCCGCGGGCGTCCTGTTCAGGATGCGCCGGCGCGCCACCGCCGCCCGGAACTCCGTCTGA
- a CDS encoding cupin domain-containing protein — MLKQRPRIVNLSETEPNRRRGGDLRAMLTPATVGATSGFMGLAIVQPGERIGEHYHPYSEEFVYVVSGALEVDLDGDTYALKTDQGLLIPIDVRHRFRNVGDVEARMVFHLGPLAPRPSLGHVDTEVTEEAQFAAAGPHPTVHDPGQVSERSGAIE, encoded by the coding sequence ATGCTCAAGCAACGTCCACGCATCGTGAACCTGAGCGAGACGGAACCCAACCGCAGGCGGGGAGGTGACCTGCGGGCCATGCTCACGCCGGCCACCGTGGGTGCCACCAGCGGCTTCATGGGCCTGGCCATCGTCCAGCCGGGCGAGCGCATCGGCGAGCACTACCACCCGTACTCCGAGGAGTTCGTGTACGTCGTCTCGGGCGCGCTGGAAGTGGACCTGGACGGCGACACGTACGCACTCAAGACCGATCAGGGGCTCCTGATCCCGATCGACGTGCGGCACCGCTTCCGCAACGTGGGCGACGTGGAGGCCCGCATGGTGTTCCACCTGGGCCCGCTCGCCCCCCGGCCGAGTCTCGGCCACGTCGACACGGAGGTCACCGAAGAGGCCCAGTTCGCCGCCGCCGGCCCACACCCGACCGTGCACGACCCGGGACAGGTGTCCGAGCGAAGCGGGGCCATCGAGTGA
- a CDS encoding amino acid ABC transporter ATP-binding protein, giving the protein MAVVDPLIELRGVNKYYGALHVLQDVDLTVGRGEVVVVIGPSGSGKSTLCRAMNRLERVESGEIVIDGQPLPDEGKALARLRAEVGMVFQSFNLFAHKTVLANVSLAQVKVRKRKKEEADRRSRELLERVGLAAHAEKYPAQLSGGQQQRVAIARALAMDPKALLFDEPTSALDPEMINEVLEVMQQLAQEGMTMVVVTHEMGFARSAANRVVFMADGRIVEDRTPEEFFTSPRSERAKDFLSKILKH; this is encoded by the coding sequence ATGGCCGTCGTCGATCCGCTGATCGAACTGCGTGGTGTCAACAAGTACTACGGCGCGCTGCACGTCCTCCAGGATGTGGACCTCACGGTCGGCCGCGGCGAGGTGGTCGTCGTCATCGGTCCCTCCGGCTCCGGCAAGTCCACCCTCTGCCGGGCGATGAACCGGCTGGAGCGTGTCGAGTCGGGCGAGATCGTCATCGACGGGCAGCCCCTCCCCGACGAGGGCAAGGCGCTCGCCCGGCTGCGCGCCGAGGTCGGCATGGTCTTCCAGTCCTTCAACCTCTTCGCGCACAAGACCGTCCTCGCCAACGTCTCCCTCGCGCAGGTCAAGGTCCGCAAGCGCAAGAAGGAGGAGGCCGACCGGCGTTCGCGCGAACTCCTCGAACGGGTCGGCCTCGCCGCGCACGCCGAGAAGTACCCGGCGCAGCTCTCCGGCGGTCAGCAGCAGCGCGTGGCCATCGCCCGCGCCCTCGCCATGGACCCGAAGGCCCTCCTCTTCGACGAGCCGACCTCCGCGCTCGACCCCGAGATGATCAACGAGGTCCTGGAGGTCATGCAGCAACTGGCCCAGGAGGGAATGACGATGGTCGTCGTCACCCACGAGATGGGCTTCGCCCGTTCCGCCGCCAACCGCGTCGTCTTCATGGCCGACGGACGCATCGTCGAGGACCGCACGCCGGAGGAGTTCTTCACGAGTCCGCGCAGCGAGCGCGCCAAGGACTTCCTCTCCAAGATCCTCAAGCACTGA
- a CDS encoding beta-ketoacyl-[acyl-carrier-protein] synthase family protein: MTRRVAVTGIGVVAPGGTGAKAFWDLLAAGRTATRGITLFDPVGLRSRIAAECDFDPADHGLDPDLSRHTDRYIQFAVVAAGEAVRDSGLDTDTEDPWRVAVSLGSAVGGTTRLEHDYVLVSAGGRRWDVDHRAADPKLHMAFSPSTLASVVAEQFGARGPVQTVSTGCTSGLDAVGYAFHTIEEGRADVCIAGASDSPISPITMACFDAIKATSPDNDDPEHASRPFDNNRNGFVMGEGAAVLVLEEYEHARARGAHIYCEIGGYATFGNAYHMTGLTGEGLEMSRAIDTTLDQARLDPTLIDYVNAHGSGTRQNDRHETAAVKRSLGAHAYDTPMSSIKSMVGHSLGAIGAIEVAACVLALKHQVVPPTANYETPDPECDLDYVPRTARPRKLRNVLSVGSGFGGFQSAVLLTGPGGRTR, translated from the coding sequence GTGACCCGGCGAGTGGCCGTCACCGGCATCGGTGTGGTCGCTCCGGGCGGCACCGGAGCGAAGGCGTTCTGGGACCTCCTCGCCGCCGGCCGTACCGCGACCCGCGGCATCACCCTGTTCGACCCGGTCGGGCTGCGCTCCCGCATAGCCGCCGAGTGCGACTTCGACCCTGCGGACCATGGCCTGGACCCGGACCTGAGCCGCCATACCGACCGGTACATCCAGTTCGCCGTCGTCGCCGCCGGGGAAGCCGTCCGCGACTCCGGACTCGACACCGACACCGAAGACCCCTGGCGCGTCGCCGTCTCCCTGGGCAGCGCCGTCGGCGGCACCACCCGGCTCGAACACGACTACGTCCTGGTCAGCGCGGGCGGCCGGCGGTGGGACGTGGACCACCGCGCGGCCGACCCCAAGCTGCACATGGCGTTCTCGCCGAGCACGCTCGCCTCCGTCGTGGCCGAACAGTTCGGCGCCCGCGGCCCGGTGCAGACCGTCTCCACCGGATGCACCTCCGGCCTCGACGCCGTCGGCTACGCCTTCCACACCATCGAGGAAGGCCGCGCGGACGTCTGCATCGCCGGGGCGTCGGACTCCCCGATCTCCCCGATCACCATGGCCTGCTTCGACGCCATCAAGGCCACGTCGCCCGACAACGACGACCCGGAGCACGCCTCCCGGCCCTTCGACAACAACCGCAACGGTTTCGTCATGGGCGAAGGCGCGGCGGTCCTCGTCCTGGAGGAGTACGAGCACGCCAGGGCCCGCGGTGCGCACATCTACTGCGAGATCGGCGGCTACGCCACCTTCGGCAACGCGTACCACATGACCGGACTGACCGGCGAGGGACTGGAGATGTCCCGGGCGATCGACACCACGCTCGACCAGGCCCGGCTCGACCCCACGCTGATCGACTACGTCAACGCGCACGGCTCGGGCACCCGGCAGAACGACCGGCACGAGACCGCCGCCGTGAAGCGGTCCCTGGGCGCACACGCCTACGACACGCCCATGAGCTCCATCAAATCCATGGTGGGGCACTCGCTCGGCGCGATCGGCGCGATAGAGGTGGCCGCCTGCGTCCTCGCGCTGAAGCACCAGGTGGTACCTCCGACGGCGAACTACGAGACCCCCGACCCCGAGTGCGACCTGGACTACGTGCCGCGCACCGCCCGCCCCCGGAAGCTCAGGAACGTGCTCTCCGTGGGCAGCGGATTCGGCGGCTTCCAGTCCGCGGTGCTCCTGACGGGTCCGGGTGGGAGGACACGATGA
- the pcaDC gene encoding bifunctional 3-oxoadipate enol-lactonase/4-carboxymuconolactone decarboxylase PcaDC — MSETPTNTLQYRVDGRDDAPVLVIGPSLGTTWHMWDRQIPELTREWRVVRFDLPGHGGAPAEPFTSVAELGDRLLATLDAIGVQRFGYAGCSLGGAVGLDLALRAPQRVASLALVATSPRFGSADEFRQRGVIVRTNGLEPMARTAPEQWFTPLFAGAQPAIVDWAVQMVRTTDPACYVAACEALAVFDVREALDRIGIPVLVLVGSEDQVTGPAEARTLVAGIADARLAVVPGASHLAPVEQPAAVTDLLTEHFADTAQETGGILAVPPLPATPAPAAEPAPEAPAAEPADTGRPDPYETGLGLRREVLGDAHVDQALADDPDSGFQDLVTRYAWGEVWSREGLDRRTRSAVTLTALIAGGHHEALADHTRAALRNGLSPDELREIVLHTAVYCGLPAAESALRVVTRVIREETTPPA, encoded by the coding sequence GTGAGTGAGACACCGACGAACACCCTGCAATATCGCGTCGACGGGCGAGACGACGCTCCGGTCCTGGTCATCGGGCCCTCTCTGGGGACCACCTGGCACATGTGGGACCGGCAGATACCCGAGCTCACGCGCGAGTGGCGGGTCGTCCGTTTCGACCTTCCCGGTCACGGCGGCGCCCCGGCCGAGCCCTTCACCTCCGTCGCCGAGCTCGGCGACCGGCTCCTCGCCACGCTCGACGCGATCGGCGTCCAGCGCTTCGGCTACGCGGGCTGCTCCCTCGGCGGCGCCGTGGGCCTCGACCTCGCGCTCCGCGCACCGCAGCGGGTCGCCTCGCTCGCGCTGGTCGCCACCTCGCCGCGGTTCGGCAGCGCCGACGAGTTCAGGCAGCGCGGGGTCATCGTCCGGACGAACGGTCTGGAACCGATGGCCCGCACCGCCCCCGAGCAGTGGTTCACCCCGCTCTTCGCGGGCGCGCAGCCGGCCATCGTCGACTGGGCCGTCCAGATGGTCCGGACGACCGACCCCGCCTGCTACGTCGCCGCCTGCGAGGCCCTCGCCGTCTTCGACGTGCGCGAGGCACTCGACCGCATCGGCATCCCCGTCCTCGTCCTCGTCGGCTCCGAGGACCAGGTCACCGGCCCCGCCGAGGCCCGCACCCTGGTCGCCGGCATCGCCGACGCCCGGCTCGCCGTCGTCCCCGGCGCCTCGCACCTCGCCCCCGTCGAGCAGCCCGCCGCCGTCACCGACCTGCTCACCGAGCACTTCGCGGACACCGCCCAGGAGACCGGCGGCATCCTGGCCGTGCCGCCGCTCCCCGCGACCCCGGCCCCCGCCGCCGAGCCCGCCCCCGAGGCACCGGCCGCCGAACCCGCCGACACCGGCCGGCCCGACCCGTACGAGACGGGCCTCGGACTGCGCCGCGAGGTCCTCGGCGACGCCCACGTGGACCAGGCACTCGCCGACGATCCCGACAGCGGGTTCCAGGATCTCGTCACCCGGTACGCCTGGGGCGAGGTCTGGAGCCGCGAGGGCCTCGACCGGCGCACCCGCAGCGCCGTCACCCTCACGGCCCTCATCGCCGGAGGCCACCACGAGGCACTCGCCGACCACACCCGGGCCGCCCTCCGCAACGGCCTGTCGCCCGACGAGCTCCGCGAGATCGTGCTCCACACCGCCGTGTACTGCGGCCTCCCGGCCGCCGAGTCCGCCCTGCGGGTGGTCACCCGCGTCATCCGGGAGGAGACGACGCCTCCCGCGTAA
- a CDS encoding SchA/CurD-like domain-containing protein gives MAPSGRISQSAFDGSKLRVILLLDLYEGAQQQFLEAYELMRKQVASVPGHISDQLCQSIENPSQWLITSEWESAPPFLAWVNSEEHVETVKPMHSCVRDTRSMRYSILRETGPGQQASRTAAPAGVQVAARVGDGAARHALTFTVKPGSESKVAEILAGYESPRAQVDENTRLRRTSLFMHGNRVVRAVEVEGDLLAALRHVARQPEVRAVEEAINPYLEQDRDLTDPESARVFFTRAALPAVHHVVSDRPAPADLRRHALYYPAKEGRGMELARLLAHQDQAAADDPDSPVHGSTVFHRDDIVVRLIDITGELDLDPVASLGIKGAGKAVELEHLLDGAAIGVEGSLKTERNVNRLLSHADMLPVTDRSADS, from the coding sequence ATGGCCCCCTCGGGACGCATCTCGCAGTCGGCCTTCGACGGCTCCAAGCTGCGGGTGATCCTCCTGCTCGACCTGTACGAAGGAGCTCAGCAGCAGTTCCTGGAGGCGTACGAACTCATGCGGAAGCAGGTCGCCTCCGTGCCCGGTCACATCAGTGACCAGCTCTGCCAGTCCATCGAGAACCCCTCGCAGTGGCTCATCACCAGCGAGTGGGAGAGCGCTCCGCCGTTCCTCGCGTGGGTGAACAGCGAGGAGCACGTCGAAACCGTCAAGCCGATGCACAGCTGCGTCCGGGACACCCGTTCGATGCGCTACAGCATCCTCCGGGAGACCGGTCCCGGTCAGCAGGCCTCGCGGACCGCGGCACCGGCGGGCGTGCAGGTGGCCGCCCGCGTGGGCGACGGTGCGGCACGCCACGCCCTCACCTTCACCGTCAAGCCGGGCTCCGAGTCGAAGGTGGCGGAGATCCTGGCCGGGTACGAGTCGCCCCGGGCCCAGGTCGACGAGAACACACGGCTGCGCCGTACCTCCCTCTTCATGCACGGCAATCGCGTCGTGCGGGCCGTGGAGGTGGAGGGCGACCTCCTCGCGGCACTCAGGCACGTCGCCCGTCAGCCCGAGGTACGAGCGGTCGAGGAGGCCATCAACCCGTACCTGGAGCAGGACCGGGACCTGACCGACCCCGAGTCGGCACGTGTGTTCTTCACGCGTGCCGCGCTCCCGGCCGTGCACCACGTGGTGTCCGACCGGCCGGCACCGGCCGACCTGCGACGGCACGCGCTGTACTACCCGGCCAAGGAAGGCCGCGGGATGGAGCTGGCCCGGCTGCTCGCCCATCAGGACCAGGCAGCGGCGGACGATCCGGACAGCCCGGTGCACGGCAGCACCGTGTTCCATCGCGACGACATCGTGGTGCGCCTCATCGACATCACGGGCGAACTCGACCTCGACCCCGTGGCCTCCCTCGGGATCAAGGGCGCCGGCAAGGCGGTGGAGCTGGAACATCTCCTCGACGGCGCCGCGATCGGCGTCGAGGGCTCCCTGAAGACGGAACGCAACGTCAACCGGCTCCTGTCGCACGCCGACATGCTGCCCGTCACCGACCGCTCGGCGGATTCCTGA
- a CDS encoding MBL fold metallo-hydrolase: MKLTKMSHACVRLEKDGRTLVLDPGNFTEEDAALGADALLVTHEHPDHFDESRLRAALEANPAAEVWTLRSVADRLSAAFPGRVHTVGHGDTFTAAGFDVQVHGELHAVIHPDIPRITNVGFLVDGAVFHPGDALTVPDHPVDTLLLPVMAPWNKISEVIDYVREVKPRRAYDIHDALLTDLARPIYDRQIGALGGTDHSRLAPGASAEL; this comes from the coding sequence GTGAAGCTGACGAAGATGTCCCACGCCTGTGTCCGGCTGGAGAAGGACGGCCGGACGCTCGTCCTCGACCCGGGGAATTTCACCGAGGAGGACGCGGCCCTCGGGGCGGACGCCCTGCTCGTCACCCACGAGCACCCGGACCACTTCGACGAGAGCCGGCTGCGCGCGGCCCTGGAAGCCAACCCGGCTGCCGAGGTCTGGACGCTGCGGAGCGTCGCCGACCGGCTCTCGGCGGCCTTCCCCGGCCGGGTGCACACCGTCGGCCACGGCGACACCTTCACGGCCGCCGGGTTCGACGTCCAGGTCCACGGCGAGCTGCACGCGGTGATCCACCCCGACATCCCGCGCATCACCAACGTGGGCTTCCTCGTCGACGGCGCCGTCTTCCACCCCGGCGACGCGCTCACCGTCCCCGACCACCCCGTCGACACGCTGCTGCTGCCGGTCATGGCCCCCTGGAACAAGATCTCCGAGGTCATCGACTACGTCCGCGAGGTGAAGCCGCGCCGGGCGTACGACATCCACGACGCCCTCCTCACCGACCTCGCCCGGCCGATCTACGACCGGCAGATCGGCGCCCTCGGCGGCACCGACCACTCCCGCCTCGCCCCCGGCGCCTCCGCCGAGCTCTGA